The Pseudomonadota bacterium DNA window CATAAAAAGAGTTGTGTACACCAGTGAAGCGTTTATTTTCCCCTATCGTGAAGCAGCTTTTTTAAAAATCGGCACAACACAATATTGGAAGAATATAAAAACGTTAATAGAACGAGGTCTTCTTGACATTATTCACCAGGGCGGCTGGTATCAAAAGAGCGAACGCGAGAAAGATTATAGCGTTTACCAGTTGTCTGAAAGGTGGCGATGTTATGGTACAAAAGATTTTCAAAAGATTGAGAAGGGTAAAGTGTTGCAACCAGAATTTCACGTTAGAAACAACATGGGTAGGCTAAAAACAAAAGCAACTTCACTAAAATGAAGTTGATAGCTTCACTAAAATGAAGTTGATGAGTAAAAAATTGTTATGATCGTCTTCACTAAAGCGAAGATGAGGAAATTTAACAAAATGATCGCAGAGGCTTGTTAATGCTACCTAAAGAACGTTTTTTAATCCGTGAGGGGTTTTTTGTAACACCCTTTCGCTTTCGTGAAGGAAAATTATATATCCAAGGGGGTATGCTTTTTCCCTTCACTTATCTTTTAAAAATGTCTTTAAAGTCTTTAAAGCAATTCGGCCCGAAAAGTGACCTCAGCATATCAAAAAGAAAGAAGGTGATGCTTTGAAGAAAGCAAGCAAGCATTACACCGATGCAGTTAAAGACTTAAATGAAAATAAGGAGTTGACAGGTTGAGCGGGTCCTCCCTAACAGTTGACGCTATACGGAGACGTAGGACCCCGCCGATTCTCCGCTTTTATAATATTTAGAGGTGGGCAGATGGTCAAATGCGAGGAGTTGGCTAAAATGAGAGAAAACCCCGAAACTATATCTGGTTACCTTCTTGATATGTTTGACAGGTCATTTCTTAATGAAGAACGGTGTCAAAAAACCATATTAAATTTATTACACCCTAACGGTCCGGCATGTCCTTTTTGTAAAACAAGGCTTGATGAAAAGAAATTTCCCCGATTTGCAAATCTTCATAAAATTAAGTGTAAAAAATGTAATAAATTTTTTACAGGCTTGACTGGTACAATGCTGTCTGGTACACATCTAACGTTCGCACAACTTACACTTCTTGCCGTTCTGATTGAATCCGGAATACGTCCGGAAAAAATAGAAAAAATCACAAAAATACATAGGGAGACAGTGATATTATGGAAAAAGAAGCTTTAATAACCACAACCATCAGCAGCCTTCGTAAAGCGGCAGAATACCTTGAAAAAGCAGGCTGGGCGGTTAAGAGACAAACCATTACGAACCATGCAAGGGCCGGACTAATCCGAAAAAACGTACAAGGTCAATATGATACGAAAACACTTGATCGATATGCGATGGCAAATTTAAAACGTCTTGATGGTGCCCCCATTACCGGTGATGACAAGTATCTTGCAACCCTGCAGAAAAACAAACTTGAAGCCACTACACAAATAGCAATAGAGCAAGCCCAGTTCATGAAGAACCGTAATCGTGATTTCGAAGCAGAATGGGAAGCGATCAAAGGCACAGAACTTGCTGCCAGGGCAGCTCTGTTCAAAAATGACCTTGAAACGTTTGTTCGATCTAAAACCCTCGACATAATCAATATCGTTCACGGTGATCCCGTCCTTGCTCCAGACCTTATAGCCTTTATTCTTGCTTCCATCGATGGGATTCTTCTGCGCTATGTGCAGACTGGTGAATTTGAAATAGACCGCGAGACCTATCAGAGATTTCTCGACAGCATGACTGCCACCGTCCTGGCGGTTTCCACACAGGCCGACGCACAGCTTGAATCCGTAGAGGAGCCACCGGCATAGACAGCAAAATACCGAATCTCGCGTTGACACTGTGAACAACCTTCCAGGTGAGAGCTGGACCTTGCATTGCCTATGCCTAAACCACGAGGGCGCCGGGAATTATTCAGCACGAGGGCACCGGGAAAGATGCAGCGTGAGCTCACCGGGCACGATCCGTTGAGGAAAGGAAAGGGCCGGAGTTATTTTTTATCGTGCCCGTTTAGATCAGCAATGAAACGATTAAGTTCAGTTTCTTTGAAAAGGGTTTTTCTTCCCATTTTGAGGGGCTTAATTTTACCATCTTTGATAAATCTATAAAGAGTTGGTCGAGAGATTCTAAGCAGTTTTAAACATTCGTTTACTGTGTATAATGTCTCCATGTTTTTCATTGTATCATAATATCAATATTTGTCAATTACAATTAATATTATTCTTGACAGATTATGAATAGATGATATAATCAATAACTATGAGATACATTGAGAAACATATAAAGTGTCAAAAATGATAAAAAGTGAAGGGTCATGATGTTTAGTGACACTATACAAAATGACGATAAATGAAGGGCTAAAAACAGTGCATATTTTATTAAAAAAATGATAAGTAATTATAATCATTAAGTAAATGATGAAAGTTTACATAATGTCACTTATAGGTACCATTTATACAGCCAGTAATAACTGGGAATCACAGCGATATGATAAAAAAAAGACGAGTAACACTATATTAAACATTAATTCTGAATATATGATAATTTCAATATTGTACTAAATTAAGTACAAGATGTATTTAGGTGAAAGGTAAAAAAACGGGAAATTGAAGCAAGGCGGCTCGAAAATAGCCGCTGCAAATCACATGAAAGGAGATTAGCAATGTCATCGAAAAAACAAACTACAGACACAATCAAGGCATCAATCAAAGACAGGCTTCACCCACTCGAAACACAATTTCGCTTAATGCTTGTATCATCATGTGTTGAAGGATTTACTTTACAAGGCCAGGACATATCAAATATTGTTGTTGGTATGCTGCGAACCCTTGACGATGTCTATAAATTTCTTGAAAAGGACTGAGCAGACACAATAATTATTCCGAGACAGGGATATGTCCAGGAGGGTACCGAAATGACAAAAACGAAAAATTATATTCCAACAGAAAAGGGCTTTAAGGCGGCGCTTAAGGCGGTAGAGATAACCCAAAAATTACAGTATAGCCTTGAAGATATTGAAGAGGATTCCCCCTTAGTTTGTCTTCGCTATTTGGCCTCTACCCCGACATATCAGGACAAAGAAACCGGAGAAACCCACTACAAACACGAAATAGAAAATTCATTAGAACATACCATCATGTGTATGTTTGCGGCCCTGTATACTGCAAGTGTACACTTCAGGGTAAATGAATTTACCCCCGACAGGTACGCACAGATCAAGTCTTTAATCGAAAATACCATCAAAACTACAAAAAAATCTAAATATGGATTCAGGCTTATTTCAGGAGGCAAAGAGTAAATTACCCTGAGAGGTCTTCTACTGGATAAAGGGTTTGACCGTCATCGATGCCATAAATTGTGCAGCGTGAGGGCACTGGCACGATCCGTACAGCCCTTCACCCACGCCATGAACATACCGGACACCCTGAGAGCGGGGCTATACAGGAATTTTTTGGGGGCCTTGATGCTTCACCCCATAGCACCGGCACGAAACAAGCATATACAGGCAATCTGAAGATATGCTGTACGATCCGGGAGTACCACAAGACAGGGGCACGTCCAGGACAATCCACCTGGTACCTTTACATTGACGCTGTTAACAGTCTTTCGGGTGAGACCAGGGCTTTATATCACCCATACACTGAAACATTCACTACGAGGACAAAAGACCGGGGCAGTGGATGTTTAGGAGGTGGTCAACAAACGTTCTTCTTTTCTACTAAAAATCTATTGACAAAAAGACATGCCTCAATATATAGTTGCATTATATAAAATAGTTAACTACCCACACGGTTTCGACCTGTGGTGCGGGGTCACGCAAGTGGCCCCTGCTTATTTATGTCTACTTCTTACAAAACATATGTTTACGTTGACGGCTTCAATTTATATTATAGGGCCCTGATACATACCCCATATAAATGGCTTGACTTAAAAAAACTATGCTCAAGCTTGATTGACCCCAGGCATGATATTGTTAAAATAAAATATTTCACCGCAAGGGTTAGCGGCAAACTGGATCCTAACAAACCGATAAGGCAAAATACCTATATAAGGGCCATACAAACATATATACCCGGAGTAGAAGTACATTTTGGTCATTTTCTCAGCCATGATATTTACGCACCCTTAGCTAACACAACTCCATATAAGTTTGTAAAAATTATCAAAACAGAAGAGAAGGGGTCCGACGTAAATTTAGCAGTTCATTTGTTAAACGACGCATGGCTGAATAGTTATGATTGCGCTATTGTGATAAGCAATGATAGTGACCTTGCTGAATCCTGCAGGCTGGTAAAAGAACAAAATAAAAAAATATTAGGTGTCATTACTCCAAATATCAACCCTTCTTCAAATCCATCCCACGAACTCATAAAACACGCATCTTTTGTTGAAAGAATAAGAAAAAGTGTTTTGGCAGTGTCTCAACTTCCAGATCTCATACCTGGTACCAATATCCATAAACCCGCTACCTGGTAAATCTATATTCCTTCATGCTCTTGCAGAAATCACCAGTGAGACATAAAGAATGTTTCCGAAGACTTTCAAGGTGCCATGACGCAGAATCACCGGGGATACATCCAGGACAATCGCCGGATACCTTCTCGTTGACACTGTGAACAACCTTCCAGGTGAGAGCTGGACCTTACATTGCCTATGCCATGAACCATCGAGGGCACGAGACAGGGGCACGTCCAGGATCACCGGCACGAATCGACTGAAGGATCCAGGCCCGGGGCTATGTCCGGGACCACCCTCAACACTGCTTCCCTGAGAGGTCTTTCACTGGATAACAGGAGTGTATTTCATTACCTGAAAAATAAAAAGTGGGACAGGAGTGGGACAAAACCACCTTACACAAAAAAAGAGGTTAAGCCTTTAAAGCCTAACCTCTTAATTTTATTGGTGGAGCTGAAGGGGATTGAACCCTCGACACCTTGACTGCCAGTCAAGTACTCTCCCATCTGAGCTACAGCCCCACTGATATTTTATATAACAGTAAGTGTTGAAATTGTCAAATGGTTTTGACGTTATGTGCACAGTGCTTTCAAAGAGGTGTAAGAAGGTTGTTCATTACCGTGCGCTTTTGAGCAGGCGTTTTTTTATCTTGCCAGAGGCGGTTTTTGGGAGTTTTGCTACGCATTCCATATTTTTAGGGATCTTATACTTCCCAAGTTTGTCCTGCAAAAAGTTTACAATCTCTTTATACTGAAGCTGTTGACCCTCCTTAACAACAATGAATGCCTTTCCTACTTCTCCCCATGTTTCATCAGGTATGCTTACAACAGCTACGTCGAGAATCTTCGGGTGAGCGAGCAAAGCCTTTTCGATTTCTGCGGGGTAGACGTTTTCGCCGCCGCTGATAAACATATCCTTTTTCCTGTCCACAATATATACAAACCCCTCTTCATCCATCCTCGCAAGGTCACCCGTGTGGAGCCAGCCGTCCTTAATAACTTCTTTTGTCAGGTCAGGCCGTTTCCAGTACCCGTTCATTACTATAGGGCCTCTTACGATAACCTCGCCGATCTCGCCGGGCAGGACAGGTGTTCCCCGCTCATCGACTATTCTGATATCACCGTGCAATACCGGTGAACCCACAGACCCCATCTTTTCTTCCGCTCTTTCTGTGGGTAGCCAGAAGAGTGTAGATGCCTCGGTAAGCCCGTAGATCTGTGAGATTAAAAGCCCTTTCTCTTTAAGGGCTTTTAATAGAGGTACCGATACCCTTTCACCTCCCGTAAAAGAGCATTTTATTGTCCGTAAATCGTATTGGCTGATATCGCATTCATGCAAAATAAAATTATATACAGTGGCAGGCAATTCAAGAATCGTTACCTTATGCTGCTGAATCGTTTCCAGAATCTCCACCGGCCTGAAGCGCTTTTTTACAATGACCGTGCCGCCGTTATATATAACGGGCGCCATCTCAACGATGAGTCCGCCGGAGTGAAACAGCGGCCTTGCTATGATGGCTATATCTTTCCTTGAAAGATCAAAATAAAAACTGGCATTCAAAACATTGAAGAATGTTTTTCTGTGGGAAAGCACAGCGCCTTTCGGCAAACCTGTTGTCCCTGAGGTATACATGAGGATATGGGGATCATCTTCTCCGGAAGACCACCCTGATACCGGTTCTGTTTCTGGGTACGACTTGATTGAAGATTCATAGTCCATGACCCACGGGATATTCTTTTTCTTTCCGGCTTTTTCCCCGATGGAACACGTTATACAGGTAGCGATGGGCACCTTTTCTCTTAACCGCTCTGCATTTTCCAGAAATTCATCTTCAAAAATAATGAAATCGGCGCCACTGTCCCGGATAATAAATTCGAGCTCCGGGATGGCAAGCCTCCAGTTCAGAGGCACAAGAATGCCACCCATCCTTGATAGGGCAAAGAATATTTCAATATATTCCTTACAGTTATGGAGGAGCACCCCAACCCTGTCACCTGTTTTAATGCCTTTATCCAGAAAGAAATGTGACAGCCTGTTTACACGAACGTTAAGCTGGCCATAGGTAAACGGGGTACCCTCAGAGATAACGGCAACCTTATTCGGCTGTATCCTAGCCCATTTTGAAATCCATTCCCCAACATTTATCTTATTATTACGGTTTCTTAGCATGTTATGGCCGCATGTATTTTGTATACAATATATTAAAATAAAACGCAACCCAAAGGTTGAAGCTACCACTGCCAAAATTTGTAGTATGGGCTACTTCAGGGAATTTATTTTCATTATATCTCTGATATCATTCAGGATATACGTTGCTCCGGCCTTCTCGAAGGCTTCCCGTGTTGTCCGGCCGGTGAGGACACCGGCGGTGTATGTGCCTGCTGACCTGCCGGCCATGACGTCAGTAGGATGGTCTCCGGCAGTCAATGTTTTATCCGGAGTGACATTTAGGATTCGGAGGGCTTCAACCACATGGTCCGGGTGGGGCTTAACATGCTCAACGCCTTCACGGGTAACAATACTATCGGTGTAATCGAATATATCGGGGAATACGGTCTTTAATGCGTCGATACAGCTTCTCGTAATAATCCCGGTTTTGATTGACTTATTTTGCAACGACTTCATGACATTCCGTGTATAAGGAAAAACGTCTTTGCCGCGGGCAGCCTCCACCTCAAGCACTCTTAACCTCTCAAACGCCCTGCTTTTGAATTCCAATGCCCCTCTCTGTCCGTCCAGCCTTTTGTCTATTCCGTAAATCATCTCAATGATATATTGACCTTGCGTGTCCTCCAATATTTCCCCATTAATATATTCTCTTGCAATTTTTACAATTTCCGCCCGTAGAGAATCGAAATTCAGGGTCAATGGAGTGAGGGTGCCATCAAAATCAAAAACAACCGCTTTTATTTTTTGCATATACGTTTTATTGGCTGATAGCTAACAAACAACCTAAGGGGTAAGGAAGGGGTCAAGTGAAATTCACTCAAACCCTTGAACCCATTATCAGCCATGAACTATCAGCCAAATCTTTCCTATCTTCCAGGCTTCTGTTCCTACGGCAGGTTAATCCTTCTCGCTGAAACGATATTGGGGAGAGACTGAATTTCCCTTATTACGTTATCTTCAACCTCTTTGTCCAGGTCGAGGAGAGAAATGGCCATTTCACCTATGCCCTCCCTGCCGAAGTGCATTCCACCGATGTTTATGCCCCTTATGAAAAAAACATTCCCGATACTTGCAATGACGCCCGGTTTGTCGTGATTATAGACGAGGAGCATATGACCTTTGAGGTCTGCCTCTAAATAGATGCTGTTTATTTTTATCAACCGCGGCTCTTTCTTGCCGAAGAGGGTTCCGTAAACGGTATTTTCCCCTTTATCACCCTTTACGGTAATCACAAGGAGCGATATAAAATCTTCCTGTTCCTTACCCTTTGTTTCTCTTATCTTAATACCGCGATTCTTTGCGACTGAAGGTGCATTTACATAATTCACGCCTTCAAGCTGCTGGCTAAGGATACTTTTCATTATGCCCTGTGTCAGGATTTTTGTGTCTGCCCCGGATATATCACCCATATACTGGATCTGTATTTCCTGTATCGGGAAATCGGTTATTGCCGATACAAGGGTTCCAAGGTTTTCAGACAATTTGAGATAGGGGGAAATCTGTTTTGCCACTTCAAGTGACACAGATGGTGCGTTGACGCTGTTTTTGATAACCCCGTTCTTGAAGAAATCGACTATCTGGTTTGCTATATCGATGGCGACCTTGTCCTGAGCCTCTTTTGTGGATGCACCAAGATGGGGTGTACATACGGTTTTGTCAGAAAGCACAAGGGGGTTGTCTGCAGGAGGCGGTTCCGGATCAAAGACATCGAGAGCTGCGCACGCTACATGACCACCTTCGAGGGCTTCAAGAAGGTCTTTTTCGTTCACGATGGGGCCCCTGGCTACATTGATTATGATCACGCCCTTTTTCATCTTTGCAATGGCGTCCTTATTGATTAAGTTCCTTGTGTCTTTTACGAGCGGAACATGAATG harbors:
- a CDS encoding transposase; the protein is MRENPETISGYLLDMFDRSFLNEERCQKTILNLLHPNGPACPFCKTRLDEKKFPRFANLHKIKCKKCNKFFTGLTGTMLSGTHLTFAQLTLLAVLIESGIRPEKIEKITKIHRETVILWKKKL
- a CDS encoding NYN domain-containing protein; this translates as MSTSYKTYVYVDGFNLYYRALIHTPYKWLDLKKLCSSLIDPRHDIVKIKYFTARVSGKLDPNKPIRQNTYIRAIQTYIPGVEVHFGHFLSHDIYAPLANTTPYKFVKIIKTEEKGSDVNLAVHLLNDAWLNSYDCAIVISNDSDLAESCRLVKEQNKKILGVITPNINPSSNPSHELIKHASFVERIRKSVLAVSQLPDLIPGTNIHKPATW
- a CDS encoding long-chain fatty acid--CoA ligase encodes the protein MLRNRNNKINVGEWISKWARIQPNKVAVISEGTPFTYGQLNVRVNRLSHFFLDKGIKTGDRVGVLLHNCKEYIEIFFALSRMGGILVPLNWRLAIPELEFIIRDSGADFIIFEDEFLENAERLREKVPIATCITCSIGEKAGKKKNIPWVMDYESSIKSYPETEPVSGWSSGEDDPHILMYTSGTTGLPKGAVLSHRKTFFNVLNASFYFDLSRKDIAIIARPLFHSGGLIVEMAPVIYNGGTVIVKKRFRPVEILETIQQHKVTILELPATVYNFILHECDISQYDLRTIKCSFTGGERVSVPLLKALKEKGLLISQIYGLTEASTLFWLPTERAEEKMGSVGSPVLHGDIRIVDERGTPVLPGEIGEVIVRGPIVMNGYWKRPDLTKEVIKDGWLHTGDLARMDEEGFVYIVDRKKDMFISGGENVYPAEIEKALLAHPKILDVAVVSIPDETWGEVGKAFIVVKEGQQLQYKEIVNFLQDKLGKYKIPKNMECVAKLPKTASGKIKKRLLKSAR
- a CDS encoding HAD-IA family hydrolase — protein: MQKIKAVVFDFDGTLTPLTLNFDSLRAEIVKIAREYINGEILEDTQGQYIIEMIYGIDKRLDGQRGALEFKSRAFERLRVLEVEAARGKDVFPYTRNVMKSLQNKSIKTGIITRSCIDALKTVFPDIFDYTDSIVTREGVEHVKPHPDHVVEALRILNVTPDKTLTAGDHPTDVMAGRSAGTYTAGVLTGRTTREAFEKAGATYILNDIRDIMKINSLK
- the serA gene encoding phosphoglycerate dehydrogenase, with the translated sequence MMKVLIADALSDKAIEILKSNNLSADTRTGLKGDELQAIIGDYDALIVRSATKATKEIIEKGNKLKVIGRAGIGVDNVDVAAATEKGIVVMNTPQGNALAAAEHSIALMFAAARKIAFADRTMKQGKWEKKALMGIELYEKTLGVIGIGNIGALVAEKALALGMRVIAYDLYVSKEFAESKGIELVDFDTLLKESDFIAIHVPLVKDTRNLINKDAIAKMKKGVIIINVARGPIVNEKDLLEALEGGHVACAALDVFDPEPPPADNPLVLSDKTVCTPHLGASTKEAQDKVAIDIANQIVDFFKNGVIKNSVNAPSVSLEVAKQISPYLKLSENLGTLVSAITDFPIQEIQIQYMGDISGADTKILTQGIMKSILSQQLEGVNYVNAPSVAKNRGIKIRETKGKEQEDFISLLVITVKGDKGENTVYGTLFGKKEPRLIKINSIYLEADLKGHMLLVYNHDKPGVIASIGNVFFIRGINIGGMHFGREGIGEMAISLLDLDKEVEDNVIREIQSLPNIVSARRINLP